A region from the Sphingomonas flavescens genome encodes:
- a CDS encoding nucleoside triphosphate pyrophosphatase, whose translation MRLILASASPRRLDLLARIGVTPNAVAPADIDESVPRGELPRQHALRLAREKAAVVAEAHPDALVLGADTVVAVGRRILPKVEDEATLRQCMKLLSGRRHRALTGVALAVPGHGVRERVVETMIAMKRLSDEEIDYYASHGEWRGKAGGYALQGYGEVYVRHIAGSYSNVVGLPLAETRVLLKSAGYDLA comes from the coding sequence ATGCGGCTGATCCTCGCCTCGGCGAGCCCGCGCCGCCTCGATCTCCTCGCGCGGATCGGCGTCACGCCAAACGCTGTCGCGCCTGCCGATATTGATGAAAGCGTTCCGCGCGGTGAGTTACCGCGTCAGCACGCGCTTCGCCTAGCGCGTGAGAAAGCGGCAGTCGTGGCGGAAGCTCATCCGGACGCTTTGGTCCTCGGAGCGGATACAGTCGTTGCTGTCGGCCGTCGCATCCTGCCCAAGGTCGAGGATGAAGCGACCCTGCGCCAGTGCATGAAATTGCTGTCTGGCCGCCGCCACCGCGCGCTGACCGGGGTCGCATTGGCGGTCCCGGGCCATGGCGTCCGCGAGCGAGTGGTCGAGACAATGATCGCCATGAAGCGGCTGAGCGATGAGGAGATCGATTATTACGCCAGCCATGGCGAATGGCGCGGCAAGGCCGGCGGCTATGCGCTCCAGGGCTATGGCGAGGTTTACGTTCGACACATTGCCGGCAGCTATTCCAACGTGGTCGGGCTGCCACTGGCCGAGACTCGCGTGCTGCTGAAGTCGGCGGGATACGATCTTGCCTGA
- a CDS encoding alpha/beta hydrolase, with product MTDIRRIGLRTGVTLNVAQAGDPNAPAVILLHGFPESHRTWREIAPRLQDQFHLIMPDQRGFAGSDLPQDKGEYKTDTLIDDIFALADRLGLEEFTLVGHDWGGAIAWATALRGDPRVTRLVIVNSPHPAVFQKSLIEDADQRAASQYMNAFKVPGFEKVVEKKGFDWFFDTTFARHVDVSKISPQERQQYIADWSQPGAFNAMLNWYRASRVLVPPPGATLPLPDFLLRAFPSIKIPTLVVWGMLDKALLPIQLEGLNELIDDLTVVRLPDVGHFAPWEAPDAVADALRPFLAGEAAATAAAT from the coding sequence ATGACCGACATTCGGCGGATCGGTCTCAGAACCGGCGTCACGCTGAACGTGGCGCAGGCCGGCGATCCGAATGCTCCTGCGGTCATTCTGCTTCACGGTTTTCCTGAATCGCACCGGACGTGGCGCGAGATCGCGCCGCGGTTGCAGGATCAGTTTCACCTGATCATGCCCGACCAGCGCGGCTTCGCCGGGTCGGACCTGCCGCAGGATAAAGGCGAATACAAAACCGACACGCTGATCGACGACATCTTCGCGCTGGCCGACAGGCTGGGTCTCGAGGAGTTCACGCTCGTCGGCCATGACTGGGGCGGCGCAATCGCCTGGGCAACGGCGTTGCGCGGCGATCCGAGGGTGACCCGGCTGGTCATCGTCAATTCGCCGCATCCGGCGGTCTTCCAGAAGAGCCTGATCGAGGACGCCGACCAGCGCGCGGCTTCGCAATATATGAATGCGTTCAAGGTCCCCGGGTTCGAGAAGGTCGTCGAAAAGAAGGGCTTCGACTGGTTCTTCGACACGACCTTCGCGCGACACGTCGACGTGTCAAAGATCAGCCCGCAGGAGCGGCAGCAATATATCGCTGACTGGTCGCAGCCGGGCGCCTTCAACGCGATGCTGAACTGGTATCGCGCATCGCGGGTGCTGGTGCCGCCACCGGGCGCGACCCTTCCCCTGCCCGACTTCCTGCTGCGCGCCTTCCCCAGCATCAAGATCCCGACGCTCGTCGTGTGGGGCATGCTCGACAAGGCGTTGCTGCCGATTCAGCTCGAGGGCTTGAATGAATTGATCGACGATCTGACGGTCGTGCGGCTGCCAGATGTCGGTCACTTCGCGCCGTGGGAGGCACCGGACGCCGTGGCGGATGCGCTGCGACCCTTCCTTGCCGGGGAAGCCGCCGCTACTGCCGCTGCAACATGA
- a CDS encoding ribonuclease E/G, which produces MPEWVIERGIGETRAALIEDGDIVEARVRRDGITPVGTVAEAKLVAIAPRVTVEANGERFLLPRGASGISEGRRLVVEVTREALGGTEAWKLGLARVTDQEPRTAPPLSKGREGTIEGWDDLLEEARNGIIAFEGGELRIQPTAAMTMIDVDGWLIPDRLAQMAAWAAARAIRRLDIGGSIGIDFPTLKGKAERHEVDSILDAYLPKPFEKTAINGFGFVQVVRPKTRASLLDLAQDRAAFEARALLRRAGNEPPGPKRLVASPAVVNRLSKEPDWLEKLGRQLGGAISLRADPALPMSGGYAENA; this is translated from the coding sequence TTGCCTGAATGGGTGATCGAGCGCGGGATCGGCGAGACCCGGGCGGCGCTGATCGAGGATGGCGACATCGTCGAAGCCCGCGTGCGCCGTGATGGCATCACGCCGGTAGGAACCGTCGCCGAGGCAAAGCTGGTCGCAATTGCGCCGCGCGTGACTGTCGAAGCAAATGGCGAGCGCTTCCTGCTGCCCCGTGGCGCCAGCGGAATCAGCGAGGGCCGCCGGTTGGTCGTTGAGGTCACCCGCGAAGCTTTGGGCGGCACTGAGGCTTGGAAGCTGGGACTTGCACGGGTCACCGACCAAGAGCCGCGCACCGCGCCGCCGCTATCCAAAGGCCGTGAGGGAACGATCGAAGGCTGGGACGACCTTCTGGAAGAAGCGCGCAACGGCATTATTGCCTTCGAAGGCGGCGAGCTCAGGATCCAGCCCACGGCGGCGATGACGATGATCGACGTCGACGGCTGGCTGATCCCCGACCGGCTTGCGCAAATGGCGGCATGGGCGGCCGCGCGGGCTATCCGGCGACTCGACATCGGCGGCTCGATCGGGATCGATTTCCCCACGCTGAAGGGAAAGGCCGAGCGGCACGAAGTCGACTCGATCCTCGACGCTTACCTGCCCAAGCCCTTTGAGAAGACGGCGATCAATGGTTTCGGTTTCGTGCAGGTCGTTCGCCCGAAAACCCGCGCTTCGCTCCTCGACCTCGCTCAGGATCGTGCAGCTTTCGAAGCACGTGCATTGTTGCGCCGCGCTGGGAACGAACCGCCCGGTCCCAAGCGGCTGGTCGCCAGCCCCGCAGTCGTAAACCGCCTGTCGAAAGAGCCGGATTGGCTCGAGAAACTCGGGCGGCAGCTTGGCGGGGCAATCAGCTTGCGCGCCGACCCCGCTCTTCCCATGTCGGGCGGGTATGCCGAGAACGCCTGA
- a CDS encoding alanine racemase: MSEHVRKLGVDLRPHVKTAKSIDVLRALGEELPITVSTLAEARYFFDRGVADILYAVGIAPGKLPEVATLVRAGCKLRVILDTVEAADAVRRFCAAEDVAIEALIEIDSDGHRAGVDAEDPLLVEIGRRLGPSLAGVMTHCGASYDCRTDAEFAAISEQERSRTLRAAERLRAAGLSCPIVSVGSTPSIHYATDLSGVTEARVGVYVFGDLVQVNLGTCATDDIAIGVLASVIGHNRPHGRVLLDAGFLAMSRDRGMTGGPADYGYGAVCDPVTGTIDADVWLSSTNQEHGIITARVGEIDFERFPIGSRVRILPNHACATAAAYDRYHVIDGGPDILAVWDRVNGW, from the coding sequence ATGAGCGAGCATGTCCGGAAGCTCGGGGTCGACCTTCGGCCGCACGTGAAGACGGCCAAGTCGATCGACGTGCTGCGCGCGCTCGGCGAAGAATTGCCGATCACTGTGTCGACGCTCGCCGAAGCTCGCTACTTCTTCGATCGCGGCGTGGCCGACATCCTTTACGCGGTCGGCATTGCACCCGGAAAGTTGCCGGAAGTTGCGACCCTGGTTCGCGCCGGGTGCAAGCTGCGGGTCATTCTCGATACTGTCGAAGCTGCTGATGCGGTGCGCAGGTTCTGCGCGGCCGAGGATGTAGCGATCGAGGCTTTGATCGAGATCGACAGCGACGGGCATCGCGCTGGTGTGGATGCGGAAGATCCGCTGCTCGTCGAAATCGGCCGCCGGCTTGGTCCATCCTTGGCAGGCGTCATGACGCATTGCGGCGCTTCCTACGACTGCCGCACCGACGCGGAATTCGCAGCCATCTCGGAGCAGGAGCGGTCGCGCACGCTTCGCGCTGCGGAGCGGCTTCGGGCCGCCGGGCTGTCCTGCCCCATCGTCAGCGTGGGTTCGACGCCTTCGATCCACTACGCAACCGACCTGAGCGGCGTCACCGAGGCGCGGGTTGGCGTTTATGTTTTTGGCGACCTCGTGCAGGTTAACCTGGGAACCTGCGCAACTGATGACATTGCCATTGGTGTACTGGCCAGCGTCATCGGCCATAACCGGCCGCACGGGCGGGTCCTGCTGGACGCCGGTTTCCTCGCCATGAGCCGCGACCGTGGGATGACTGGCGGGCCGGCCGACTATGGCTATGGCGCCGTCTGCGATCCCGTGACCGGCACGATCGACGCGGACGTGTGGCTTTCATCAACCAACCAGGAGCACGGCATCATCACCGCGCGCGTCGGCGAGATCGATTTCGAGCGCTTCCCGATCGGCAGCCGCGTGCGGATCCTGCCCAACCATGCGTGCGCGACCGCCGCGGCCTACGACCGCTATCATGTGATCGACGGCGGTCCCGACATTCTTGCCGTCTGGGACCGCGTCAACGGCTGGTAG
- a CDS encoding quinone oxidoreductase, with protein MPHAIRVHETGGPEALQWEEIEVGDPGPGQIRLRQEAAGLNFIDVYHRTGLYPQPLPFTPGVEGAGVVEAVGDGVSNVSVGDRVAYGGPVGGYAEVRLIDAEKVVRLPDAISTEQAAAMMLQGMTAQMLLRQVYSVKPGDTILIHAAAGGVGLIVCQWAKALGATVIGTVGSEEKAELARAHGCDHPIVYTRQDFVAEVDRITGGAKLPVVYDSVGKDTFLKSLDCLRPRGLMVGFGNASGAPDPMSPNVLAQKGSLFMTRPTLYNYTATREELETAASHLFDVVASGKVKIEVKQRFALRDAAEAHRALEARQTSGSTVLTV; from the coding sequence ATGCCGCACGCGATCCGGGTTCATGAGACTGGCGGGCCAGAAGCCCTGCAATGGGAAGAGATTGAAGTCGGCGATCCCGGCCCCGGCCAGATCCGACTCCGCCAGGAAGCCGCAGGCCTCAACTTCATCGACGTTTATCATCGCACTGGCCTTTACCCGCAGCCCCTGCCTTTCACGCCAGGCGTCGAGGGCGCCGGTGTCGTCGAAGCAGTCGGTGACGGCGTGAGCAATGTCAGCGTCGGCGATCGCGTCGCCTATGGCGGACCGGTCGGCGGGTACGCCGAGGTCCGGCTGATCGATGCCGAAAAGGTCGTCCGCCTTCCCGACGCCATTTCGACCGAGCAGGCCGCGGCGATGATGCTGCAGGGCATGACGGCGCAGATGCTGCTGCGGCAGGTCTACTCGGTGAAGCCCGGCGACACGATCCTGATCCACGCGGCGGCCGGCGGCGTCGGCCTGATCGTCTGCCAATGGGCCAAGGCGCTGGGCGCCACGGTCATCGGCACCGTCGGCAGCGAGGAGAAAGCCGAGCTCGCCCGCGCCCACGGCTGCGATCATCCGATCGTCTACACCCGCCAGGACTTTGTTGCCGAGGTCGACCGCATCACCGGCGGCGCGAAGCTGCCGGTCGTTTATGATTCCGTCGGCAAGGACACCTTCCTCAAGTCGCTCGACTGCCTGCGTCCGCGTGGCTTGATGGTCGGCTTTGGCAACGCCTCGGGTGCGCCCGACCCCATGTCGCCCAACGTGCTCGCGCAAAAGGGCTCGCTCTTCATGACGCGGCCGACGCTCTACAATTACACGGCGACCCGTGAGGAGCTGGAGACAGCAGCGAGCCACCTGTTCGACGTCGTGGCCAGCGGCAAGGTGAAGATCGAGGTCAAGCAACGTTTCGCCCTCCGCGATGCCGCCGAGGCGCACCGCGCCCTGGAAGCGCGGCAGACCAGCGGATCGACCGTCCTCACCGTCTGA
- a CDS encoding BolA family protein — protein MTMTATGPIATEMLARLHSALSPTRIELTDDSEQHRGHGGYNPAGESHFSLQIESPTFAGKNRVQRQRLVYAALGDLMRERVHALSIRATAPGEE, from the coding sequence ATGACCATGACCGCCACGGGCCCGATCGCGACTGAAATGCTCGCACGCCTCCACTCGGCGCTTTCGCCGACGCGCATCGAGCTGACCGACGACAGCGAGCAGCACCGCGGCCACGGCGGTTACAATCCCGCCGGCGAGAGTCACTTTAGCCTCCAGATCGAAAGCCCCACCTTCGCCGGCAAGAACCGAGTGCAACGCCAACGCCTTGTTTATGCCGCGCTCGGCGACCTGATGCGCGAGCGAGTCCACGCCTTGTCGATCCGTGCAACCGCCCCGGGAGAAGAATGA
- a CDS encoding J domain-containing protein, whose translation MHGRIEGARAKCAAPGCDAPGEFKAPLQPANFDGPGSWRFLCLDHVREHNAKYNWFEGMSPDEIQDAQGPLGGWERPSRAFAHNGVDPPPAWGDFSDPLEAISGRFRRGRQPEAPSRFTKAERRALSVLGLGDDADRHQLRQRYSGLVRRYHPDKNGGDRSHEAKLGEVIEAYQQLRKSAAFA comes from the coding sequence ATGCATGGTCGGATCGAAGGTGCGCGCGCGAAGTGCGCTGCGCCGGGATGCGACGCGCCCGGGGAGTTCAAGGCGCCGCTGCAGCCGGCTAACTTCGACGGTCCCGGTTCCTGGCGCTTCCTGTGCCTGGATCACGTCCGCGAACACAATGCGAAATACAATTGGTTCGAGGGCATGAGCCCGGACGAGATCCAGGATGCGCAGGGACCGCTCGGCGGCTGGGAGCGACCGAGCCGGGCCTTCGCGCATAATGGTGTTGATCCGCCGCCGGCGTGGGGCGACTTTTCCGATCCGCTGGAGGCGATCTCCGGCAGGTTCAGGCGCGGGCGGCAGCCGGAGGCACCATCGCGCTTCACTAAAGCCGAGCGGCGCGCGCTATCCGTGCTGGGGCTAGGTGATGACGCCGACCGGCATCAGCTGCGGCAGCGCTACTCCGGGCTGGTGCGCCGCTATCACCCCGACAAGAATGGCGGTGACCGCAGTCACGAGGCCAAGCTTGGCGAGGTGATCGAGGCCTATCAGCAGCTGCGGAAGTCCGCCGCTTTCGCCTAA
- a CDS encoding DNA gyrase inhibitor YacG, protein MPRTPDQTKPCPLCDKPSVPEHAPFCSRGCKDRDLLQWLGDGYRIPGPPVDPQRVDSGEDHG, encoded by the coding sequence ATGCCGAGAACGCCTGACCAGACCAAGCCGTGCCCCTTGTGCGACAAGCCATCGGTGCCGGAACACGCGCCGTTCTGCAGCCGCGGGTGCAAGGATCGCGACCTGCTCCAATGGCTTGGCGATGGTTACCGTATTCCCGGGCCGCCGGTCGATCCTCAGAGGGTGGACAGCGGCGAGGACCACGGTTAG
- the nusB gene encoding transcription antitermination factor NusB: protein MTQTRSRSRSAARLATVQALYQHDMEGTPLPRLLKEFHEHRLGATIEDATYHDAEQDFFDDLVTGADARRDEIDALIASRLAEGWTLERLDRPMRAILRAGAYELLGRADVPVASVISEYVDVAHAFYDKRQSGFVNGLLDAIAKEARPARA from the coding sequence ATGACCCAGACCCGTTCCCGATCGCGATCAGCCGCGCGCCTCGCCACCGTGCAGGCGCTTTACCAGCACGACATGGAAGGCACCCCGCTGCCGCGCCTGCTCAAGGAATTCCATGAGCATCGGCTAGGCGCGACCATCGAGGACGCGACCTATCACGATGCCGAACAGGACTTCTTCGACGATCTGGTGACCGGCGCCGACGCGCGCCGCGACGAGATCGACGCGCTGATCGCCAGCCGCCTTGCTGAAGGCTGGACGCTGGAGCGGCTCGACCGACCAATGCGCGCGATCCTGCGCGCCGGCGCCTATGAGCTGCTCGGCCGCGCCGATGTGCCCGTGGCCTCGGTCATTTCCGAATATGTCGATGTCGCCCACGCCTTCTACGACAAGCGCCAGAGCGGCTTCGTGAACGGCCTCCTCGACGCCATCGCCAAGGAAGCCCGCCCGGCGCGGGCCTGA
- a CDS encoding sodium-translocating pyrophosphatase — translation MNLITIALVCGLIAVLYGIVTSRQVLGMSAGNQRMIEVSAAIQEGAAAYLRRQYTTIAIVGVVVAVVIFFFLGGLSAAAFVIGAVLSGATGFIGMNISVRANVRTAEAARQSLQSGLTTAFRAGAITGMLVAGLALLAIAGLFWYLIGPGGYAPNDRPVVTALTALALGASLVSIFARLGGGIFTKAADVGADLVGKVEAGIPEDDPRNPAVIADNVGDNVGDCAGMAADLFETYVVTVGITMVSVALALGASPLLLPLMSLPLLIGGVCIITSIIGTYAVKLGRKGSIMGALYKGFWTATLLAVPAIGAAFWYALGGDLNQTISTTSGTSFAAMNLVWASFIGLAVTALIVWITEYYTGTNYRPVQSIARSSQTGHGTNIIQGLAISLESTALPTLVIIAGLVSSYQLAGFLGVAFAASAMLALAGMVVALDAYGPVTDNAGGIAEMSGLEEEVRHKTDALDAVGNTTKAVTKGYAIGSAGLAALVLFGAYTADLKEFGGDIGVTTNLDTLFSLSNPYVIVGLLLGALLPYLFGAMGMTAVGRAGGAVVEEVRGQFRDNPGIMDGTSRPNYARTVDLVTKAAIREMILPSLLPVLAPIVVYFAIGAVAGKENGLAAVGALLLGVIVSGLFVAISMTSGGGAWDNAKKYIEDGNYGGKGSEAHKAAVTGDTVGDPYKDTAGPAVNPMIKITNIVALLLLAALAARAAG, via the coding sequence ATGAACCTGATCACCATCGCCCTAGTCTGTGGGCTGATTGCCGTGCTCTACGGCATCGTCACCAGCCGCCAGGTGCTCGGCATGTCGGCCGGCAACCAGCGGATGATCGAAGTCTCGGCCGCGATCCAGGAAGGCGCTGCCGCCTACCTCCGCCGCCAGTACACGACCATCGCCATCGTCGGCGTCGTCGTTGCCGTCGTCATCTTCTTCTTTCTCGGCGGCCTTAGTGCCGCCGCGTTCGTGATCGGTGCGGTCCTGTCGGGGGCGACGGGCTTCATCGGCATGAACATTTCGGTCCGTGCCAACGTCCGCACCGCGGAAGCTGCTCGGCAAAGCCTGCAGAGCGGCCTGACCACGGCGTTCCGCGCCGGTGCCATTACCGGCATGCTGGTCGCCGGCCTCGCGCTGCTCGCGATCGCGGGCCTGTTCTGGTACCTGATCGGCCCCGGCGGCTACGCGCCGAACGACCGTCCGGTCGTCACCGCGCTGACCGCTCTCGCGCTCGGCGCTTCGCTCGTTTCGATCTTCGCGCGTCTGGGCGGCGGCATCTTCACCAAGGCCGCTGACGTCGGCGCCGACCTCGTCGGCAAGGTCGAGGCCGGCATTCCGGAAGACGATCCACGCAACCCGGCCGTGATCGCCGACAACGTCGGCGACAACGTCGGCGACTGCGCCGGCATGGCGGCCGATCTCTTCGAGACCTATGTCGTCACGGTCGGCATTACCATGGTGTCGGTCGCGCTGGCGCTCGGCGCTTCGCCGTTGCTGCTCCCGTTGATGAGCCTGCCGCTGCTGATCGGCGGCGTCTGCATCATCACCTCGATCATCGGCACCTACGCCGTGAAGCTTGGCCGCAAGGGGTCGATCATGGGCGCCCTTTACAAGGGCTTCTGGACCGCGACGTTGCTCGCCGTGCCGGCGATCGGCGCTGCTTTCTGGTATGCGCTCGGTGGTGATCTCAACCAAACGATCTCCACGACGTCGGGCACCAGCTTCGCCGCAATGAACCTCGTCTGGGCGAGCTTCATTGGCCTTGCCGTCACCGCGCTGATCGTGTGGATCACCGAATATTACACCGGCACCAACTACCGCCCGGTGCAGTCGATCGCGCGCTCCAGCCAGACAGGTCACGGCACCAACATCATCCAGGGTTTGGCGATCAGCCTGGAATCGACCGCCCTGCCGACACTCGTCATCATCGCGGGTCTGGTTTCCAGCTATCAGCTCGCAGGCTTCCTCGGCGTCGCATTTGCGGCTTCGGCGATGCTCGCGCTGGCCGGCATGGTCGTTGCGCTCGACGCCTACGGCCCGGTCACCGACAATGCCGGCGGCATCGCCGAAATGTCGGGTCTGGAAGAAGAAGTCCGGCACAAGACGGACGCCCTCGACGCGGTCGGCAATACGACCAAGGCCGTCACCAAGGGTTATGCCATCGGTTCGGCCGGCCTTGCCGCGCTGGTGCTGTTCGGCGCCTACACCGCCGACCTCAAGGAGTTCGGCGGCGACATCGGCGTGACGACCAACCTCGACACGTTGTTCAGCCTGTCGAACCCGTACGTCATCGTAGGCCTGCTGCTAGGCGCGCTGCTCCCGTACCTGTTCGGCGCGATGGGCATGACCGCCGTCGGCCGTGCCGGCGGTGCGGTGGTCGAGGAAGTCCGCGGCCAGTTCCGCGACAACCCGGGCATCATGGATGGCACCTCGCGTCCCAACTATGCGCGTACCGTCGACCTCGTCACCAAGGCGGCGATCCGAGAGATGATCCTGCCGTCCCTGCTGCCGGTGCTGGCGCCCATCGTCGTCTACTTCGCCATCGGCGCGGTGGCCGGCAAGGAGAATGGCCTCGCGGCGGTCGGCGCATTGCTCCTCGGTGTCATCGTCTCCGGCCTGTTCGTCGCCATCTCGATGACGAGCGGCGGCGGCGCTTGGGACAACGCGAAGAAGTATATCGAAGACGGCAATTACGGCGGCAAGGGCTCCGAAGCCCACAAGGCCGCTGTGACGGGCGACACCGTCGGCGATCCCTACAAGGATACCGCTGGCCCGGCCGTGAACCCGATGATCAAGATCACCAACATCGTCGCGCTCCTACTGCTCGCGGCGCTCGCGGCCCGCGCCGCCGGCTGA
- a CDS encoding pirin family protein — MATVETAFEQIITPVTHDLGAFKVNRSLPARERTMVGPFIFVDEFGPARLPAGQGMDVRPHPHINLATVTYLFDGAIEHRDSIGSHQVIEPGAINLMTAGTGIVHSERSPQQLRPEGPSLYGMQTWLALPDGGEEAAPAFDHVAADGLPLIEDGGASARVLMGKLWGAKAATPQHSPTIYADIQLAAGSSLPIDADADERAVMLVGGEAELDGQTLDLCTLYVLRPGHQTRLSSAAGGRLILMGGAAFTTRRYVFWNFVSSSRDRINQAKEDWKAQRFPTIPGDDQEYIPLPEVPKTVSYP, encoded by the coding sequence ATGGCCACCGTTGAAACCGCGTTCGAGCAGATCATCACGCCGGTCACGCACGACCTCGGGGCGTTCAAGGTCAACCGGTCCCTGCCGGCACGGGAGCGAACGATGGTCGGGCCGTTTATCTTCGTCGACGAGTTCGGCCCGGCCCGGTTGCCCGCCGGTCAAGGAATGGACGTGCGGCCGCATCCCCATATCAATCTCGCGACGGTGACATATTTGTTCGACGGCGCGATCGAGCATCGCGACAGCATCGGCTCGCACCAGGTGATCGAGCCCGGCGCCATCAATCTGATGACTGCGGGCACGGGCATCGTCCATTCGGAGCGCTCGCCGCAGCAGCTGCGACCGGAGGGGCCCTCGCTTTACGGGATGCAGACCTGGCTCGCGCTGCCAGACGGCGGCGAGGAAGCAGCCCCGGCATTCGATCATGTTGCTGCCGATGGCTTGCCGCTGATCGAGGATGGCGGCGCTAGCGCGCGCGTGCTGATGGGCAAATTGTGGGGTGCAAAAGCGGCGACGCCCCAGCATTCGCCGACCATTTACGCCGACATCCAGCTTGCCGCCGGCAGCAGCTTGCCCATCGATGCAGACGCGGACGAACGCGCAGTCATGCTCGTCGGCGGTGAGGCGGAACTCGATGGTCAGACGCTGGACCTCTGCACCCTCTACGTCCTGCGACCGGGACATCAGACGCGCTTGTCGAGTGCGGCGGGCGGACGGCTGATCCTGATGGGCGGCGCCGCGTTCACGACCCGGCGCTACGTCTTCTGGAATTTCGTGTCCTCGTCGCGCGACCGGATCAATCAGGCCAAGGAAGACTGGAAAGCTCAGCGCTTCCCGACCATCCCCGGCGACGATCAGGAATACATTCCGCTGCCCGAAGTGCCGAAGACGGTCAGCTATCCATGA
- the infA gene encoding translation initiation factor IF-1 — protein MAKEELLEMRGRVVELLPNAMFRVELENGHEVLGHTAGKMRKNRIRVLTGDEVLVEMTPYDLTKGRITYRFMPGRGGPPGYNG, from the coding sequence TTGGCCAAAGAAGAATTGCTCGAGATGCGCGGCCGCGTCGTGGAGCTTCTCCCGAATGCCATGTTCCGCGTCGAGCTCGAGAACGGCCATGAGGTTCTCGGTCACACGGCGGGGAAGATGCGCAAGAACCGCATTCGCGTGCTCACCGGCGACGAAGTACTCGTCGAGATGACGCCCTACGACCTGACGAAGGGGCGCATAACCTATCGCTTCATGCCCGGCCGCGGAGGCCCGCCCGGCTATAACGGCTGA
- the thiL gene encoding thiamine-phosphate kinase: MREREVIERLRRIATAPEARGLRDDVAVLDGLVITHDSIAEGVHFLPHDPPASVGWKLVAVNLSDLAGKGATPAGALLSLTISGSGEWEQALLGGIEAACESYGLPLLGGDTIALPLGAPRVLGLTVFGRAGERVPQRSGGQPGHALWLVGTVGDAAVGLELLQADRNADGPLVDIFRRPIPQLEAGRALAPLASAMMDVSDGLLIDAQRMAEASSCQLAIDLDRLPLSSAFVAERGHDLRSRLFAATGGDDYALLAALPATVDPVTLPLPNRTRIERIGSLVAGKASLSLTYAGEPVELPERLGFEHQGTDNRGLPAPPMADRP, from the coding sequence TTGCGCGAGCGCGAAGTCATCGAACGGCTGCGCCGGATCGCGACGGCGCCAGAAGCGCGCGGCTTGCGCGACGACGTGGCGGTGCTCGACGGACTGGTGATCACCCACGACAGCATTGCCGAGGGCGTGCATTTTCTTCCGCACGATCCGCCCGCCAGCGTCGGCTGGAAACTGGTCGCGGTAAACTTGTCCGACCTCGCCGGCAAAGGCGCTACGCCGGCCGGCGCCCTCCTATCGCTGACGATCAGCGGAAGCGGCGAATGGGAGCAGGCCTTGCTCGGCGGCATTGAGGCGGCCTGCGAAAGCTACGGGCTTCCGCTGCTCGGGGGTGATACGATCGCGTTGCCGCTAGGTGCCCCCCGGGTGCTGGGCCTGACCGTCTTCGGCCGCGCCGGCGAGCGTGTGCCGCAGCGGTCGGGTGGCCAGCCCGGCCATGCGCTGTGGCTAGTCGGCACGGTCGGCGATGCTGCAGTCGGCCTGGAATTGCTGCAGGCCGATCGCAACGCCGACGGCCCCTTGGTCGACATCTTCCGCCGCCCAATCCCGCAACTCGAGGCGGGTCGCGCGCTCGCTCCGCTCGCCAGTGCGATGATGGACGTGTCCGATGGTTTATTGATCGATGCGCAGCGGATGGCAGAGGCTAGCAGTTGTCAACTCGCCATCGACTTGGACCGTCTCCCGCTCTCAAGCGCGTTCGTCGCCGAGCGTGGCCATGACCTGAGATCCCGGCTCTTCGCGGCAACTGGCGGAGACGATTACGCGCTCCTCGCAGCCCTTCCCGCCACCGTGGACCCGGTAACCCTTCCTTTACCAAACCGGACCAGAATCGAACGCATCGGCTCGCTGGTTGCAGGCAAGGCATCCCTTTCCCTCACCTACGCCGGCGAGCCTGTCGAACTGCCGGAAAGGCTGGGTTTTGAGCACCAGGGCACAGACAATCGCGGGCTTCCCGCTCCGCCAATGGCTGATCGGCCTTAG